In a single window of the Pongo abelii isolate AG06213 chromosome 1, NHGRI_mPonAbe1-v2.0_pri, whole genome shotgun sequence genome:
- the ADGRB2 gene encoding adhesion G protein-coupled receptor B2 isoform X4: MAGSPLGSVAGPGSHRGVAASSSPACPGSPDIGEQKHSVPVATAAPAAAKFRGGRRRAAESPPPPPPPARHRPQGPRAAPCPPPSSARVFLLKEEPPPLRERPSLAVGAGGLHRGGRSLPSAQTPAPEAGWRVCVPQGDRALGERLLRTLSSGPSAGRGPKGTKWGSPPGWRPGQVGRRAPGRRRGKGHRMTPACPLLLSVILSLRLAAAFDPAPSACSALASGVLYGAFSLQDLFPTIASGCSWTLENPDPTKYSLYLRFNRQEQVCAHFAPRLLPLDHYLVNFTCLRPSPEEAVTQAESEVGRPEEEEAEAAAGLELCSGAGPFTFLHFDKNFVQLCLSAEPSEAPRLLAPAALAFRFVEVLLINNNNSSQFTCGVLCRWSEECGRAAGRACGFAQPGCSCPGEAGAGSATTTSPGPPAAHTLSNALVPGGPAPPAEADLHSGSSNDLFTTEMRYGEEPEEEPKVKTQWPRSADEPGLYMAQTGDPAAEEWSPWSVCSLTCGQGLQVRTRSCVSSPYGTLCSGPLRETRPCNNSATCPVHGVWEEWGSWSLCSRSCGRGSRSRMRTCVPPQHGGKACEGPELQTKLCSMAACPVEGQWLEWGPWGPCSTSCANGTQQRSRKCSVAGPAWATCTGALTDTRECSNLECPATDSKWGPWNAWSLCSKTCDTGWQRRFRMCQATGTQGYPCEGTGEEVKPCSEKRCPAFHEMCRDEYVMLMTWKKAAAGEIIYNKCPPNASGSASRRCLLSAQGVAYWGLPSFARCISHEYRYLYLSLREHLAKGQRMLAGEGMSQVVRSLQELLARRTYYSGDLLFSVDILRNVTDTFKRATYVPSADDVQRFFQVVSFMVDAENKEKWDDAQQVSPGSVHLLRVVEDFIHLVGDALKAFQSSLIVTDNLVISIQREPVSAVSSDITFPMRGRRGMKDWVRHSEDRLFLPKEVLSLSSPGKPATSGAAGSPGRGRGPGTVPPGPGHSHQRLLPADPDESSYFVIGAVLYRTLGLILPPPRPPLAVTSRVMTVTVRPPTQPPAEPLITVELSYIINGTTDPHCASWDYSRADASSGDWDTENCQTLETQAAHTRCQCQHLSTFAVLAQPPKDLTLELAGSPSVPLVIGCAVSCMALLTLLAIYAAFWRFIKSERSIILLNFCLSILASNILILVGQSRVLSKGVCTMTAAFLHFFFLSSFCWVLTEAWQSYLAVIGRMRTRLVRKRFLCLGWGLPALVVAVSVGFTRTKGYGTSSYCWLSLEGGLLYAFVGPAAVIVLVNMLIGIIVFNKLMARDGISDKSKKQRAGSERCPWASLLLPCSACGAVPSPLLSSASARNAMASLWSSCVVLPLLALTWMSAVLAMTDRRSVLFQALFAVFNSAQGFVITAVHCFLRREVQDVVKCQMGVCRADESEDSPDSCKNGQLQILSDFEKDVDLACQTVLFKEVNTCNPSTITGTLSRLSLDEDEEPKSCLVGPEGSLSFSPLPGNILVPMAASPGLGEPPPPQEANPVYMCGEGGLRQLDLTWLRPTEPGSEGDYMVLPRRTLSLQPGGGGGGGEDAPRARPEGTPRRAAKTVAHTEGYPSFLSVDHSGLGLGPAYGSLQNPYGMTFQPPPPTPSARQVPEPGERSRTMPRTVPGSTMKMGSLERKKLRYSDLDFEVMHTRKRHSELYHELNQKFHTFDRYRSQSTAKDKPSPGERPSLSQHRRHQSWSTFKSMTLGSLPPKPRERLTLHRAAAWEPTEPPDGDFQTEV; this comes from the exons ATGGCTGGAAGTCCTCTGGGTAGTGTGGCCGGACCTGGGTCCCACCGGGGAGTGGCAGCCTCCTCATCACCCGCCTGCCCCGGCAGCCCTGACATTGGGGAACAAAAGCATTCGGTTCCTGTAGCAACGGCGGCTCCAGCTGCTGCAAAGTTCCGGGGAGGCAGGCGGAGGGCGGCTGAGTCACCgccccctcccccgccgcccGCGCGGCACCGCCCCCAGGGGCCGAGGGCTGCCCCTTGTCCCCCTCCCAGTTCTGCCCGCGTTTTCCTCCTTAAGGAGGAACCCCCTCCCCTAAGAGAGCGACCCTCTCTGGCAGTCGGAGCGGGAGGGCTACACAGAGGGGGTCGCTCCCTCCCCTCGGCCCAGACCCCAGCTCCGGAGGCAGGATGGAGGGTGTGCGTCCCCCAGGGCGACAGAGCTCTGGGAGAGCGGCTCCTGAGGACCCTGTCCTCGGGTCCGAGCGCTGGCAGAGGACCCAAAGGCACCAAGTGGGGGTCACCGCCTGGGTGGCGGCCTGGGCAGGTCGGGCGGCGAgcgcccgggaggcggagg GGCAAGGGACATAGGATGACCCCAGCCTGTCCCCTCTTACTGTCTGTGATTCTGTCCCTGCGCCTGGCCGCCGCCTTCGACCCCGCCCCCAGTGCCTGCTCTGCCCTGGCCTCGGGTGTGCTCTACGGGGCCTTCTCGCTGCAGGACCTCTTTCCTACCATCGCCTCGGGCTGCTCCTGGACCCTGGAGAACCCTGACCCCACCAAGTACTCCCTCTACCTGCGCTTCAACCGCCAGGAGCAGGTGTGCGCACACTTTGCCCCCCGCCTGCTGCCCCTGGACCACTACCTGGTCAACTTTACCTGCCTGCGGCCTAGCCCCGAGGAGGCGGTGACCCAGGCGGAGTCAGAGGTGGGGCGGCCAgaagaggaggaggcggaggcggcAGCGGGGTTGGAGCTGTGCAGCGGCGCGGGCCCCTTTACCTTCCTGCACTTCGACAAGAACTTCGTGCAGCTGTGCCTGTCAGCTGAGCCCTCTGAGGCCCCGCGCCTGCTGGCGCCCGCTGCCCTAGCCTTCCGCTTTGTCGAGGTCTTgctcatcaacaacaacaactccAGCCAGTTCACCTGTGGTGTGCTCTGCCGCTGGAGTGAGGAGTGTGGCCGCGCTGCCGGCAGGGCCTGCGGCTTTGCTCAGCCAGGCTGCAGCTGCCCTGGAGAGGCGGGGGCTGGCTCCGCCACCACCACATCTCCAGGCCCTCCTGCTGCCCACACCCTGTCCAATGCCCTGGTGCCCGGGGGCCCAGCCCCACCTGCTGAGGCCGATTTGCACTCGGGGAGCAGCAATGATCTATTCACAACCGAGATGAGATATG GTGAGGAGCCGGAAGAGGAACCGAAAGTGAAAACCCAGTGGCCGAGGTCTGCAGATGAGCCTGGGCTATACATGGCGCAGACAG GCGACCCGGCGGCTGAGGAGTGGTCCCCGTGGAGCGTGTGTTCCCTGACGTGTGGGCAGGGTCTGCAGGTGCGGACCCGCTCCTGTGTGTCCTCCCCCTATGGGACCCTGTGCAGCGGGCCCCTGCGGGAGACCCGGCCCTGCAACAATTCAGCCACCTGCCCAG TGCACGGCGTGTGGGAGGAGTGGGGGTCCTGGAGCCTGTGCTCCCGCAGCTGCGGGCGGGGGTCCCGGAGCCGGATGCGGACCTGCGTGCCCCCCCAGCATGGCGGCAAGGCCTGCGAGGGTCCTGAGCTGCAGACTAAGCTCTGCAGTATGGCTGCCTGCCCGG TGGAAGGCCAGTGGCTAGAATGGGGTCCCTGGGGCCCATGCTCCACGTCCTGTGCCAATGGGACCCAGCAGCGCAGCCGGAAGTGCAGCGTGGCgggcccagcctgggccacatgcacGGGTGCCCTCACTGACACCCGGGAGTGCAGCAACCTCGAGTGCCCGG CCACTGATAGCAAGTGGGGGCCGTGGAATGCATGGAGCCTGTGCTCTAAGACGTGTGACACAGGCTGGCAGCGCCGCTTCCGCATGTGCCAGGCCACGGGCACGCAGGGCTACCCCTGTGAGGGCACCGGAGAGGAGGTGAAGCCTTGTAGTGAGAAGAGGTGTCCAG CCTTCCATGAGATGTGCAGGGATGAGTACGTGATGCTGATGACGTGGAAGAAGGCAGCTGCTGGTGAGATCATCTACAACAAGTGCCCCCCGAATGCCTCAG GGTCTGCCAGCCGCCGCTGTCTCCTCAGTGCCCAAGGCGTGGCGTACTGGGGGCTGCCCAGCTTTGCTCGCTGCATCTCCCACGAGTACCGCTACCTGTATCTGTCA CTTAGGGAGCACCTGGCCAAGGGGCAGCGCATGCTGGCGGGCGAGGGCATGTCGCAGGTGGTGCGCAGCCTGCAGGAGCTACTGGCCCGGCGCACCTACTATAGTGGGGACCTGCTCTTCTCTGTGGACATTCTGAGGAATGTCACTGACACCTTTAAGAGGGCCACCTACGTGCCCTCGGCTGATGATGTGCAG CGCTTCTTCCAGGTGGTGAGCTTCATGGTGGATGCAGAAAACAAGGAGAAGTGGGACGATGCTCAGCAG GTGTCCCCTGGCTCTGTGCACCTGCTCCGTGTCGTGGAGGACTTCATTCACCTGGTGGGCGATGCTCTCAAGGCCTTCCAGAGCTCTCTGATTGTCACAGATAATCTAG TGATCAGCATTCAGCGAGAGCCCGTCTCAGCTGTGTCCAGTGACATCACGTTCCCCATGCGGGGCCGCCGGGGCATGAAGGACTGGGTGCGGCACTCAGAGGACCGCCTCTTCCTGCCCAAGGAGGTGCTCAGCCTCTCCTCCCCAGGGAAGCCAGCCACATCTGGGGCAGCAGGCAgccctggcagggggaggggcccAGGAACGGTGCCTCCTGGCCCGGGCCACTCCCACCAGCGCCTCCTCCCAGCAGACCCCGATGAGTCCTCCTACTTTGTGATCGGTGCTGTACTCTACCGCACCCTTGGCCTCATCCTGCCACCTCCCAG GCCCCCACTGGCCGTCACATCCCGGGTGATGACAGTGACTGTGCGCCCCCCTACCCAGCCTCCAGCTGAGCCCCTCATCACTGTGGAGCTCTCCTACATCATCAAT GGGACCACGGATCCCCATTGTGCCAGCTGGGACTACTCCAGAGC AGATGCCAGCTCAGGAGACTGGGACACTGAAAATTGCCAGACCCTGGAGACCCAGGCAGCTCACACTCGCTGCCAGTGCCAGCACCTGTCCACCTTTGCCGTCCTGGCTCAGCCGCCCAAGGACCTG ACCCTGGAGCTGGCGGGCTCCCCCTCGGTCCCCCTGGTGATCGGCTGTGCAGTGTCGTGCATGGCACTGCTCACCCTGCTCGCCATCTATGCCGCCTTTTGGAG GTTCATAAAATCTGAACGCTCCATCATCTTGCTGAACTTCTGCCTGTCCATCTTGGCATCCAACATCCTGATCCTCGTGGGCCAGTCCCGGGTGCTGAGCAAG GGCGTGTGCACCATGACGGCTGCCTTCCTGcacttcttctttctctcctccttttgCTGGGTGCTTACCGAGGCCTGGCAGTCCTACCTGGCTGTCATTGGGCGGATGCGCACCCGCCTCGTTCGCAAGcgcttcctctgcctgggctggG GTCTGCCTGCCCTGGTGGTGGCCGTGTCTGTTGGCTTTACCCGAACGAAAGGATACGGTACATCCAGCTA CTGCTGGCTCTCCCTGGAGGGCGGCCTGCTCTACGCCTTCGTGGGCCCTGCAGCCGTCATTGTCCTG GTGAACATGCTCATCGGAATCATCGTCTTCAACAAGCTCATGGCACGTGATGGCATCTCCGACAAATCTAAGAAGCAGAGGGCCGG GTCGGAGCGGTGCCCCTGGGCCAGCCTGCTCCTCCCCTGCTCAGCGTGTGGAGCggtccccagccccctgctcagCTCAGCCTCGGCCAGGAACGCCAT GGCCTCACTCTGGAGCTCCTGCGTGGTGCTGCCCCTGCTGGCGCTCACCTGGATGTCTGCCGTCCTGGCTATGACAGACCGCCGTTCCGTCCTCTTCCAGGCCCTCTTTGCTGTCTTCAACTCCGCGCAGGGCTTTGTCATCACTGCTGTGCACTGCTTCCTGCGCCGAGAG GTCCAGGATGTGGTGAAGTGCCAGATGGGGGTGTGCCGGGCTGATGAGAGCGAAGACTCCCCTGACTCGTGTAAGAACGGGCAGCTGCAGATCCTG TCAGACTTTGAAAAGGATGTGGATCTGGCTTGTCAAACAG TGCTGTTCAAGGAGGTCAACACTTGCAACCCGTCCACCATCACGGGCACACTGTCTCGCCTGTCCCTGGATGAGGATGAGGAGCCCAAGTCCTGCCTCGTGGGCCCTGAGGGCAGCCTCAGCTTCTCACCACTGCCTGGGAATATCCTGGTGCCCATGGCAGCCTCACCAGGGCTGGGGGAGCCTCCGCCCCCACAGGAGGCCAACCCTGTTTACATGTGTGGGGAGGGTGGCCTGCGGCAGCTGGACCTCACATGGCTGCGGCCCACTGAGCCAGGCTCTGAGGGAGACTACATGGTGCTGCCCCGGCGGACTTTGAGCCTGCAGCCTGgcggtgggggtggaggtggtgagGATGCCCCCAGGGCCCGGCCCGAGGGGACCCCCCGGCGAGCTGCCAAGACAGTGGCCCACACTGAAGGCTACCCCAGCTTCCTGTCCGTGGACCATTCGGGCCTGGGGCTGGGCCCTGCCTATGGATCTCTCCAGAATCCCTATGGAATGACCTTCCAACCACCACCGCCGACACCCAGCGCCCGCCAAGTGCCCGAGCCAGGGGAGCGCAGCCGGACCATGCCTCGCACCGTGCCCGGCTCTACCATGAAGATGGGCTCCCTGGAG
- the ADGRB2 gene encoding adhesion G protein-coupled receptor B2 isoform X8, giving the protein MAGSPLGSVAGPGSHRGVAASSSPACPGSPDIGEQKHSVPVATAAPAAAKFRGGRRRAAESPPPPPPPARHRPQGPRAAPCPPPSSARVFLLKEEPPPLRERPSLAVGAGGLHRGGRSLPSAQTPAPEAGWRVCVPQGDRALGERLLRTLSSGPSAGRGPKGTKWGSPPGWRPGQVGRRAPGRRRGKGHRMTPACPLLLSVILSLRLAAAFDPAPSACSALASGVLYGAFSLQDLFPTIASGCSWTLENPDPTKYSLYLRFNRQEQVCAHFAPRLLPLDHYLVNFTCLRPSPEEAVTQAESEVGRPEEEEAEAAAGLELCSGAGPFTFLHFDKNFVQLCLSAEPSEAPRLLAPAALAFRFVEVLLINNNNSSQFTCGVLCRWSEECGRAAGRACGFAQPGCSCPGEAGAGSATTTSPGPPAAHTLSNALVPGGPAPPAEADLHSGSSNDLFTTEMRYGEEPEEEPKVKTQWPRSADEPGLYMAQTGDPAAEEWSPWSVCSLTCGQGLQVRTRSCVSSPYGTLCSGPLRETRPCNNSATCPVEGQWLEWGPWGPCSTSCANGTQQRSRKCSVAGPAWATCTGALTDTRECSNLECPATDSKWGPWNAWSLCSKTCDTGWQRRFRMCQATGTQGYPCEGTGEEVKPCSEKRCPAFHEMCRDEYVMLMTWKKAAAGEIIYNKCPPNASGSASRRCLLSAQGVAYWGLPSFARCISHEYRYLYLSLREHLAKGQRMLAGEGMSQVVRSLQELLARRTYYSGDLLFSVDILRNVTDTFKRATYVPSADDVQRFFQVVSFMVDAENKEKWDDAQQVSPGSVHLLRVVEDFIHLVGDALKAFQSSLIVTDNLVISIQREPVSAVSSDITFPMRGRRGMKDWVRHSEDRLFLPKEVLSLSSPGKPATSGAAGSPGRGRGPGTVPPGPGHSHQRLLPADPDESSYFVIGAVLYRTLGLILPPPRPPLAVTSRVMTVTVRPPTQPPAEPLITVELSYIINGTTDPHCASWDYSRADASSGDWDTENCQTLETQAAHTRCQCQHLSTFAVLAQPPKDLTLELAGSPSVPLVIGCAVSCMALLTLLAIYAAFWRFIKSERSIILLNFCLSILASNILILVGQSRVLSKGVCTMTAAFLHFFFLSSFCWVLTEAWQSYLAVIGRMRTRLVRKRFLCLGWGLPALVVAVSVGFTRTKGYGTSSYCWLSLEGGLLYAFVGPAAVIVLVNMLIGIIVFNKLMARDGISDKSKKQRAGSERCPWASLLLPCSACGAVPSPLLSSASARNAMASLWSSCVVLPLLALTWMSAVLAMTDRRSVLFQALFAVFNSAQGFVITAVHCFLRREVQDVVKCQMGVCRADESEDSPDSCKNGQLQILSDFEKDVDLACQTVLFKEVNTCNPSTITGTLSRLSLDEDEEPKSCLVGPEGSLSFSPLPGNILVPMAASPGLGEPPPPQEANPVYMCGEGGLRQLDLTWLRPTEPGSEGDYMVLPRRTLSLQPGGGGGGGEDAPRARPEGTPRRAAKTVAHTEGYPSFLSVDHSGLGLGPAYGSLQNPYGMTFQPPPPTPSARQVPEPGERSRTMPRTVPGSTMKMGSLERKKLRYSDLDFEKVMHTRKRHSELYHELNQKFHTFDRYRSQSTAKREKRWSVSSGGAAERSVCTDKPSPGERPSLSQHRRHQSWSTFKSMTLGSLPPKPRERLTLHRAAAWEPTEPPDGDFQTEV; this is encoded by the exons ATGGCTGGAAGTCCTCTGGGTAGTGTGGCCGGACCTGGGTCCCACCGGGGAGTGGCAGCCTCCTCATCACCCGCCTGCCCCGGCAGCCCTGACATTGGGGAACAAAAGCATTCGGTTCCTGTAGCAACGGCGGCTCCAGCTGCTGCAAAGTTCCGGGGAGGCAGGCGGAGGGCGGCTGAGTCACCgccccctcccccgccgcccGCGCGGCACCGCCCCCAGGGGCCGAGGGCTGCCCCTTGTCCCCCTCCCAGTTCTGCCCGCGTTTTCCTCCTTAAGGAGGAACCCCCTCCCCTAAGAGAGCGACCCTCTCTGGCAGTCGGAGCGGGAGGGCTACACAGAGGGGGTCGCTCCCTCCCCTCGGCCCAGACCCCAGCTCCGGAGGCAGGATGGAGGGTGTGCGTCCCCCAGGGCGACAGAGCTCTGGGAGAGCGGCTCCTGAGGACCCTGTCCTCGGGTCCGAGCGCTGGCAGAGGACCCAAAGGCACCAAGTGGGGGTCACCGCCTGGGTGGCGGCCTGGGCAGGTCGGGCGGCGAgcgcccgggaggcggagg GGCAAGGGACATAGGATGACCCCAGCCTGTCCCCTCTTACTGTCTGTGATTCTGTCCCTGCGCCTGGCCGCCGCCTTCGACCCCGCCCCCAGTGCCTGCTCTGCCCTGGCCTCGGGTGTGCTCTACGGGGCCTTCTCGCTGCAGGACCTCTTTCCTACCATCGCCTCGGGCTGCTCCTGGACCCTGGAGAACCCTGACCCCACCAAGTACTCCCTCTACCTGCGCTTCAACCGCCAGGAGCAGGTGTGCGCACACTTTGCCCCCCGCCTGCTGCCCCTGGACCACTACCTGGTCAACTTTACCTGCCTGCGGCCTAGCCCCGAGGAGGCGGTGACCCAGGCGGAGTCAGAGGTGGGGCGGCCAgaagaggaggaggcggaggcggcAGCGGGGTTGGAGCTGTGCAGCGGCGCGGGCCCCTTTACCTTCCTGCACTTCGACAAGAACTTCGTGCAGCTGTGCCTGTCAGCTGAGCCCTCTGAGGCCCCGCGCCTGCTGGCGCCCGCTGCCCTAGCCTTCCGCTTTGTCGAGGTCTTgctcatcaacaacaacaactccAGCCAGTTCACCTGTGGTGTGCTCTGCCGCTGGAGTGAGGAGTGTGGCCGCGCTGCCGGCAGGGCCTGCGGCTTTGCTCAGCCAGGCTGCAGCTGCCCTGGAGAGGCGGGGGCTGGCTCCGCCACCACCACATCTCCAGGCCCTCCTGCTGCCCACACCCTGTCCAATGCCCTGGTGCCCGGGGGCCCAGCCCCACCTGCTGAGGCCGATTTGCACTCGGGGAGCAGCAATGATCTATTCACAACCGAGATGAGATATG GTGAGGAGCCGGAAGAGGAACCGAAAGTGAAAACCCAGTGGCCGAGGTCTGCAGATGAGCCTGGGCTATACATGGCGCAGACAG GCGACCCGGCGGCTGAGGAGTGGTCCCCGTGGAGCGTGTGTTCCCTGACGTGTGGGCAGGGTCTGCAGGTGCGGACCCGCTCCTGTGTGTCCTCCCCCTATGGGACCCTGTGCAGCGGGCCCCTGCGGGAGACCCGGCCCTGCAACAATTCAGCCACCTGCCCAG TGGAAGGCCAGTGGCTAGAATGGGGTCCCTGGGGCCCATGCTCCACGTCCTGTGCCAATGGGACCCAGCAGCGCAGCCGGAAGTGCAGCGTGGCgggcccagcctgggccacatgcacGGGTGCCCTCACTGACACCCGGGAGTGCAGCAACCTCGAGTGCCCGG CCACTGATAGCAAGTGGGGGCCGTGGAATGCATGGAGCCTGTGCTCTAAGACGTGTGACACAGGCTGGCAGCGCCGCTTCCGCATGTGCCAGGCCACGGGCACGCAGGGCTACCCCTGTGAGGGCACCGGAGAGGAGGTGAAGCCTTGTAGTGAGAAGAGGTGTCCAG CCTTCCATGAGATGTGCAGGGATGAGTACGTGATGCTGATGACGTGGAAGAAGGCAGCTGCTGGTGAGATCATCTACAACAAGTGCCCCCCGAATGCCTCAG GGTCTGCCAGCCGCCGCTGTCTCCTCAGTGCCCAAGGCGTGGCGTACTGGGGGCTGCCCAGCTTTGCTCGCTGCATCTCCCACGAGTACCGCTACCTGTATCTGTCA CTTAGGGAGCACCTGGCCAAGGGGCAGCGCATGCTGGCGGGCGAGGGCATGTCGCAGGTGGTGCGCAGCCTGCAGGAGCTACTGGCCCGGCGCACCTACTATAGTGGGGACCTGCTCTTCTCTGTGGACATTCTGAGGAATGTCACTGACACCTTTAAGAGGGCCACCTACGTGCCCTCGGCTGATGATGTGCAG CGCTTCTTCCAGGTGGTGAGCTTCATGGTGGATGCAGAAAACAAGGAGAAGTGGGACGATGCTCAGCAG GTGTCCCCTGGCTCTGTGCACCTGCTCCGTGTCGTGGAGGACTTCATTCACCTGGTGGGCGATGCTCTCAAGGCCTTCCAGAGCTCTCTGATTGTCACAGATAATCTAG TGATCAGCATTCAGCGAGAGCCCGTCTCAGCTGTGTCCAGTGACATCACGTTCCCCATGCGGGGCCGCCGGGGCATGAAGGACTGGGTGCGGCACTCAGAGGACCGCCTCTTCCTGCCCAAGGAGGTGCTCAGCCTCTCCTCCCCAGGGAAGCCAGCCACATCTGGGGCAGCAGGCAgccctggcagggggaggggcccAGGAACGGTGCCTCCTGGCCCGGGCCACTCCCACCAGCGCCTCCTCCCAGCAGACCCCGATGAGTCCTCCTACTTTGTGATCGGTGCTGTACTCTACCGCACCCTTGGCCTCATCCTGCCACCTCCCAG GCCCCCACTGGCCGTCACATCCCGGGTGATGACAGTGACTGTGCGCCCCCCTACCCAGCCTCCAGCTGAGCCCCTCATCACTGTGGAGCTCTCCTACATCATCAAT GGGACCACGGATCCCCATTGTGCCAGCTGGGACTACTCCAGAGC AGATGCCAGCTCAGGAGACTGGGACACTGAAAATTGCCAGACCCTGGAGACCCAGGCAGCTCACACTCGCTGCCAGTGCCAGCACCTGTCCACCTTTGCCGTCCTGGCTCAGCCGCCCAAGGACCTG ACCCTGGAGCTGGCGGGCTCCCCCTCGGTCCCCCTGGTGATCGGCTGTGCAGTGTCGTGCATGGCACTGCTCACCCTGCTCGCCATCTATGCCGCCTTTTGGAG GTTCATAAAATCTGAACGCTCCATCATCTTGCTGAACTTCTGCCTGTCCATCTTGGCATCCAACATCCTGATCCTCGTGGGCCAGTCCCGGGTGCTGAGCAAG GGCGTGTGCACCATGACGGCTGCCTTCCTGcacttcttctttctctcctccttttgCTGGGTGCTTACCGAGGCCTGGCAGTCCTACCTGGCTGTCATTGGGCGGATGCGCACCCGCCTCGTTCGCAAGcgcttcctctgcctgggctggG GTCTGCCTGCCCTGGTGGTGGCCGTGTCTGTTGGCTTTACCCGAACGAAAGGATACGGTACATCCAGCTA CTGCTGGCTCTCCCTGGAGGGCGGCCTGCTCTACGCCTTCGTGGGCCCTGCAGCCGTCATTGTCCTG GTGAACATGCTCATCGGAATCATCGTCTTCAACAAGCTCATGGCACGTGATGGCATCTCCGACAAATCTAAGAAGCAGAGGGCCGG GTCGGAGCGGTGCCCCTGGGCCAGCCTGCTCCTCCCCTGCTCAGCGTGTGGAGCggtccccagccccctgctcagCTCAGCCTCGGCCAGGAACGCCAT GGCCTCACTCTGGAGCTCCTGCGTGGTGCTGCCCCTGCTGGCGCTCACCTGGATGTCTGCCGTCCTGGCTATGACAGACCGCCGTTCCGTCCTCTTCCAGGCCCTCTTTGCTGTCTTCAACTCCGCGCAGGGCTTTGTCATCACTGCTGTGCACTGCTTCCTGCGCCGAGAG GTCCAGGATGTGGTGAAGTGCCAGATGGGGGTGTGCCGGGCTGATGAGAGCGAAGACTCCCCTGACTCGTGTAAGAACGGGCAGCTGCAGATCCTG TCAGACTTTGAAAAGGATGTGGATCTGGCTTGTCAAACAG TGCTGTTCAAGGAGGTCAACACTTGCAACCCGTCCACCATCACGGGCACACTGTCTCGCCTGTCCCTGGATGAGGATGAGGAGCCCAAGTCCTGCCTCGTGGGCCCTGAGGGCAGCCTCAGCTTCTCACCACTGCCTGGGAATATCCTGGTGCCCATGGCAGCCTCACCAGGGCTGGGGGAGCCTCCGCCCCCACAGGAGGCCAACCCTGTTTACATGTGTGGGGAGGGTGGCCTGCGGCAGCTGGACCTCACATGGCTGCGGCCCACTGAGCCAGGCTCTGAGGGAGACTACATGGTGCTGCCCCGGCGGACTTTGAGCCTGCAGCCTGgcggtgggggtggaggtggtgagGATGCCCCCAGGGCCCGGCCCGAGGGGACCCCCCGGCGAGCTGCCAAGACAGTGGCCCACACTGAAGGCTACCCCAGCTTCCTGTCCGTGGACCATTCGGGCCTGGGGCTGGGCCCTGCCTATGGATCTCTCCAGAATCCCTATGGAATGACCTTCCAACCACCACCGCCGACACCCAGCGCCCGCCAAGTGCCCGAGCCAGGGGAGCGCAGCCGGACCATGCCTCGCACCGTGCCCGGCTCTACCATGAAGATGGGCTCCCTGGAG